A genomic window from Lotus japonicus ecotype B-129 chromosome 1, LjGifu_v1.2 includes:
- the LOC130730319 gene encoding uncharacterized protein LOC130730319 isoform X1: MSTPSASISSPSASLIRDHDSVENGKDFAPPVKKFKVDNTDTDSVPKAENGKDFAPPVKKFKVDKDLVGGEEHNTDSVPKSMEFTPEEAFEIWHKVLGEEYSGKDEEVMRLEMFTKSYLTTPSGYGWRCPTMADRTEQEIERFREEHCIYRPIDNHISVEYIKYLKDFNPAAHLPEVENEKDFAPPVMKFKVDKDLVGDEEEHNTDSVPKVENEKDFAKLKDLVLEEHKTDSVPKAENGKDFAPPVKKFKVDKDLVGGEEHNTDSVPKSMEFTPEEAFEIWRKVFGEEYSGKDEEVMRLELFTKSYRATPPGYGWRYLSMADRTEQEIERFREEHCIYRPIDNHISVEDIRCLKDFDPAAHLPEGYLR, encoded by the exons ATGTCGACGCCTAGCGCCTCCATTTCCAGCCCCTCCGCGTCTCTAATTCGAGACCACGATTCAG TTGAGAATGGGAAGGATTTTGCTCCACCGGTTAAGAAATTCAAAGTTGACAACACTGATACTGATTCCGTTCCTAAAG CTGAGAATGGGAAGGATTTTGCTCCACCGGTAAAGAAATTCAAAGTTGACAAGGATTTAGTAGGAGGAGAAGAACACAACACTGATTCTGTTCCTAAAT cCATGGAATTTACCCCTGAGGAAGCTTTCGAAATCTGGCACAAAGTGCTTGGAGAAGAATACAGTGGCAAAGATGAGGAAGTTATGAGGTTGGAGATGTTCACGAAATCTTACCTGACCACTCCCTCAGGTTATGGATGGCGTTGTCCGACTATGGCTGATAGAACCGAACAAGAAATTGAGCGGTTTAGAGAAGAACATTGTATTTATCGGCCGATTGATAATCATATATCCGTGGAATACATCAAATATTTGAAAGACTTCAATCCTGCTGCACACCTGCCAGAAG TTGAGAATGAGAAGGATTTTGCTCCACCGGTAATGAAATTCAAAGTTGACAAGGATTTAGtaggagatgaagaagaacaCAACACTGATTCCGTTCCTAAAG TTGAGAATGAGAAGGATTTTGCGAAATTGAAAGATTTAGTACTTGAAGAACACAAGACTGATTCCGTTCCTAAAG CTGAGAATGGGAAGGATTTTGCTCCACCGGTAAAGAAATTCAAAGTTGACAAGGATTTAGTAGGAGGAGAAGAACACAACACTGATTCTGTTCCTAAAT CCATGGAATTTACCCCTGAGGAAGCTTTCGAAATCTGGCGCAAAGTGTTTGGAGAAGAATACAGTGGCAAAGATGAGGAAGTTATGAGGTTGGAGTTGTTCACGAAATCTTATAGGGCCACTCCCCCAGGTTATGGATGGCGTTATCTGAGTATGGCTGATAGAACCGAACAAGAAATTGAGCGGTTTAGAGAAGAACATTGTATTTATCGGCCGATTGATAATCATATATCCGTGGAAGACATCAGATGTTTGAAAGACTTCGATCCCGCTGCACACCTGCCAGAAGGTTACCTTCGCTAA
- the LOC130730319 gene encoding uncharacterized protein LOC130730319 isoform X2: MSTPSASISSPSASLIRDHDSVENGKDFAPPVKKFKVDNTDTDSVPKAENGKDFAPPVKKFKVDKDLVGGEEHNTDSVPKSMEFTPEEAFEIWHKVLGEEYSGKDEEVMRLEMFTKSYLTTPSGYGWRCPTMADRTEQEIERFREEHCIYRPIDNHISVEYIKYLKDFNPAAHLPEVENEKDFAPPVMKFKVDKDLVGDEEEHNTDSVPKAENGKDFAPPVKKFKVDKDLVGGEEHNTDSVPKSMEFTPEEAFEIWRKVFGEEYSGKDEEVMRLELFTKSYRATPPGYGWRYLSMADRTEQEIERFREEHCIYRPIDNHISVEDIRCLKDFDPAAHLPEGYLR; this comes from the exons ATGTCGACGCCTAGCGCCTCCATTTCCAGCCCCTCCGCGTCTCTAATTCGAGACCACGATTCAG TTGAGAATGGGAAGGATTTTGCTCCACCGGTTAAGAAATTCAAAGTTGACAACACTGATACTGATTCCGTTCCTAAAG CTGAGAATGGGAAGGATTTTGCTCCACCGGTAAAGAAATTCAAAGTTGACAAGGATTTAGTAGGAGGAGAAGAACACAACACTGATTCTGTTCCTAAAT cCATGGAATTTACCCCTGAGGAAGCTTTCGAAATCTGGCACAAAGTGCTTGGAGAAGAATACAGTGGCAAAGATGAGGAAGTTATGAGGTTGGAGATGTTCACGAAATCTTACCTGACCACTCCCTCAGGTTATGGATGGCGTTGTCCGACTATGGCTGATAGAACCGAACAAGAAATTGAGCGGTTTAGAGAAGAACATTGTATTTATCGGCCGATTGATAATCATATATCCGTGGAATACATCAAATATTTGAAAGACTTCAATCCTGCTGCACACCTGCCAGAAG TTGAGAATGAGAAGGATTTTGCTCCACCGGTAATGAAATTCAAAGTTGACAAGGATTTAGtaggagatgaagaagaacaCAACACTGATTCCGTTCCTAAAG CTGAGAATGGGAAGGATTTTGCTCCACCGGTAAAGAAATTCAAAGTTGACAAGGATTTAGTAGGAGGAGAAGAACACAACACTGATTCTGTTCCTAAAT CCATGGAATTTACCCCTGAGGAAGCTTTCGAAATCTGGCGCAAAGTGTTTGGAGAAGAATACAGTGGCAAAGATGAGGAAGTTATGAGGTTGGAGTTGTTCACGAAATCTTATAGGGCCACTCCCCCAGGTTATGGATGGCGTTATCTGAGTATGGCTGATAGAACCGAACAAGAAATTGAGCGGTTTAGAGAAGAACATTGTATTTATCGGCCGATTGATAATCATATATCCGTGGAAGACATCAGATGTTTGAAAGACTTCGATCCCGCTGCACACCTGCCAGAAGGTTACCTTCGCTAA